The nucleotide sequence CGTAATTCTCCTCTCCAACGCTACGGCGTGTTCAAGCTCCTCACTCCATTGCTCCATCGTCAAGTTCCTGTGATCTCCTCTCCATTGCACTGCAGTGTGCACTCAGGTTCACCAGCTCCCCTAAATCCCTTAATAtactacacctccgggtttaacactaccatcgagtctgTGTATCTGTGACAGTTAAAAGCCTATCTGCCGCGTTTTGAACTAGCTGTAGGTGGGATAACACAGTTTAgggcagaccaatgtacaatgagtagcaatagtctaaccttgatgaaaTAAGTGAGTTGATCACAATCTCCATGTGTTTttgggaaataattttttttattttagtgataGATCTCAGGTGTAAAAAGCTACCTTTGACAGGAGCACttgatctgcttattgaaaagtaatgatgagtctaaaatcactccaagactcctCATCTGATCTTGTACATTTGAAGACTGAGGAcctaactgggcaaccaggccaggtaAGTAGGACATGGAGGAATGTAAAATCAGAacttcagttttgttttcatttaactgTAAGAAATTAtttgccagccaatgtttaacatctttgaagcaatttagggcgTTCTCAGATACTCATCATCTATACTCACTGGGAAATAAAATTGggaatcatcagcataacagtgataagatatgctgtacttatttaaaatagagctcagaggaagcacagtgaaaataacaagggtcctaagATTACCACACTGGGGACACCACATTGTAATTTAGCCGAAGTAGAAGAAAAAATACCTATATTCACAGAGAACGTCCTTTCTTTTAGATAGGTGGAAAACCACTGGTGGTCATCCCCTGGATGTCAGCTATACATTCAAGGCGATTGAGGAGAATATTATGGTCGATTGTGTCGAACGCggcactgagatctaataaaacTAAGACGACAGGTGAACTTGAATCAGTGGAGAGTAAATATCATTAGTGACCATCAACAATGCAGATTCAGTGCTGTGCAAGtgtctgaaaccagactgaaatgataaatgtatttagataggaGTAGAGCTGCAAATAAATAACTCTCCATAAGCGTGGAAATTTAAGGCAGTTTGAagattggtctgtaattgttGGATATATTGCCAGatacaaaaaagtttttattttaacaaaggaTGTcgtattgcatgtttaaaactacttgTATCAACTCCACTTGCTAATGAGCTGTTAATTATAGTTGTCACACTGGAACTGATAGTCATGAAAACTTCTTTAAGAAGGTGTAGAGAAAGAATAGAGACTACATCTGCTAACTGTTGTAACTGGTTCAAAGTGAGTCAGGGAGCTGGATGGGGAAGGATTTAGTGGTTGATCAAATTGGGAAGTACAATTGCACCTTTAATCTGCTCAATTTTGTGAGTAGAgaagtttaaaaacatttcacatttctcTTAGGTGCCGTCCAAAACAGAATCAATTGTTTTGAACAAAACCTTTGGTCGATTTGCATTATCAGAGATTAATGtagagaaaacatttatttagctTCCTTTACAGCTCTCTGATAGTTTGTTAAACACTCCTTTAAAATATCATATGATAACATAATTAAAGTGAATAAAGGTCACATTTATtgattttcatattttctttttagacttgatggaaattaaaaaagaaaatcaagaaTCGAttgaagtgaaagaggaaagtcaagaactgagTGAAGTGAAGGAGGAACATCAGAATCCTCATTCCATAACTGAAGAAAAATCTTTTAGTAGCTCACAAACCAAAACTCAAGCCAAAAATCCTTGCACATCCCCTCAGTGTGAAAAACGTTTCACACAGAATGAAAATCTTAAGGTACACTTAAGATGTCTCTccggagagaaacctttcacgtGCCCTCAATGTGGAAAGACATTCATACGGAAAAGAGGTTTTAAGGATCACATAAGAAGTCACACTGGTGAGAAGCCTTTCAattgccatcagtgtggaaagagtttcatacagaaagaaagtcttaagagacacataagaattcacacgggagagaaacctttcacttgtcgtcattgtggaaagagtttcatacgGAAAAGTACTCTTAAGGAGCACATAAGATGTCATAATGGAGAAAAACCTTTCacttgccatcagtgtggaaagagcttCAAACAGAATGAAAATCTTAGGGTACACTTAAGACGTCACACCGGAGAGAAACCATTTACGTGCCCTCAATGTGGAAAGACTTTCATACGGAAAAGAGGTTTTAAGGATCACATAAGAtgtcacactggagaaaagcctttcactTGCcaccagtgtggaaagagtttcacaaaaaAGGGAGGCCTTAATAATCACATTAGAtatcacactggagagaagcctcacacttgccatcagtgtggaaaaagtttcttTAATAGTGGACATTTTCATGTGCACATGAAaagtcacactggagagaagccttacatatGCTCGCAGTGCATGAAGAGTTTTACGCGTAAAGAAAACCTTGAcattcacatgagaattcacactggagagaagccttacacatgccatcaatgtggaaagagtttttatCGGTCATACGCCCTAAAACGACACGAGCgtgtgcatactggagagaaaccataccacTGTACTTCATGTGGGAAATATTTCAAACAATCAAGATCTTTAAGTAATCATAGAAAAGTACATTGCCATAAGCAATCTGTAGATAATTGCATGTCATTGGAATGCAATTCAGAGAAAGTCAAATAATAAAATTACTCCTTTGAAAGAaacactaacactaaaaccaATGTGTTCAGAATTatccaatcacattcaaactcttGTGCAAAAGTAATGATCATCCATTCTTCTAAAGAATCCAGACTGAAGATAAGCCGTTACATTGGCATCCTCTTGGTTGCATCTGACTGCTGAAGCCATGGACTGTAAAGAGTCTACTAAGCATGTGTGGAATCTCATTGTGAAAAGGTACCAGTCAGCACAGAGGTACAAAATTTCAAAGCATTAGTTATGCCATGGAGCACCGTGTAGGTCATCATAGACAAGTGGAGGGAATGGGGCAACACAATAACATAAGAACAGGATATGTGTCCAAATAATGATGAAAAGACTGGAAGAAAACCCATGAGGCTGTTGCTTTAAGTAAACATTGGTAGCCCACTTAATATATtaattcaaatgttttctttaatattttttttttttaagtatattgtGTTTGCATGAGTCATCTGTGAaattttatgtttaaatttacatAAATTCCCATGATGTCATGACAGTGGGAGAAAGACTATTAGTAAATACAGGTATGTGGTAAGGATTATTGTAGTATTTCAGGTTTGGTATAATCTATAATCTCATTTACTGTACAATCTGGCCAGTTGCTGAAGGAACACAAATAAGTGGAAATCAAACTTTCAGCTGAGTATATTCTGATCATGTTGTTTAAGGTAAATCTGGgaactgtatgtatatatttccTGTTGTATCATATGTGGAGTAATACAGAATGATGGACAGCTAAACTAATGGCAGGCTAAAGTTTAACTGGCTGTTTCTTTTATTGCTGTCTtggcccttaaaggaatatttcaccaaaaaattatattctctcatcgtttactcaccctcatgccttcccagatgtgtatgtcttttttcatctgctgaattcaattgaatattttagaagaatttctcaacttttatttaaaaaaatttttttttaaattaaatcttcGGTTGTGTTCTgttgaggaaagaaagtcatacacatctgagatgacatgagggtgagtaaatgatgagagaattttcatttttgggtgaactatttcttttaagTAAAACAGTTTTGTCTTGTACACCTATAAAAATGCTGAatgaaaataaattgaatgaTAAATCTAACACTAGAATTTGCATCTTTACATGAAGCAGTTAGTTATTTATTGAATAcgccaatattattattatgttccgatatttgaaaatgtttcatttattacatatgttttcaAGTAGATCAGTTAAGTTTAAGGTAATACAAACTTGGCTGGGTCTTatatataaagggatagtttatatctcaggtgtgtatgactttcttcaccagaacacatttgaagaaaattagaaaacgttctcagctcagtaggttcttaaaatgcaagtgaatggagatttctcttttgaagctccaaaaatcacagtcagcATGAACttcatcgatacgactccagtggttaaattaatgtcttttaaaatgGCACGAATgaattttggtgtgaaaaagtaaATCTCTAGGTACTTTTTAAAACTCGAAATCATGCTTCCTGTCAGCTGCAGTATGCACATGTGACGTAATTGCATTGGCAACGCGCGAGAACTGGCACACGTGCGTCACAGCCAGAAGAGCAGCGCTAATAATACGAGTAGCAGaaatgctgtacagtagcttggttggttttggtttagatcttttattatctgtttctttacttacAGTGGTGCCTTcttgtgcttatcctggatgtctcaactgagtggagaatgtgagattacatctgtattCATGGATACACGAATATGGCACCCGAGAGACCACTTGGACACCACCCTCTAGCGAAGCGTTGGATTATTgttaaaaagtactaaaatattcAACCGTTTCAGTCCAAAATATCGTATCGCTTTAAAATGTAACTGCTGAAGTTGTATTGAtgatgtctgtgatttttggagcttcaaaatacaaatctccattcacttgcatttcaaGGGCCTCCTGAGCTCagacatttttcttcaaatgtgttctggtgaagaaagaaagtcatacaaacctgagatataatgagggtgagtaaataaagagagaattttcattttggggtgaaatatccctttaaaatcagTAGTAATCACTCTCTGTACGTCCAGAAGATATAAACTAGTCTGAAACAGAATTATGAGACTGAATAAAGGGAATAAAAAGACCCTTCTTGGTTTGTGATATGAAATGAATGTGTAAAATAATGGAAAACagaataataaagaataaatcaGAAGTTTGTTAAAcaccgttttttatttttttaattgtcatttatttcaatgATGGTGCCGCAGACGgtcgcctcggtgtggagctctcccaatttttttttttatttttgtttgtttgtcctgtgtttagtaatcttttcctagtcagttttaccagggacaaactgctgaacattcggcagcacataccagataatctttttgAATATTCcaacgttttgctggacattttagtcgaagctgtgttgtttaaacgcGCTACGAGACGCAAGAGAGGGACGCGAGCCAGCGTGCTGGTCAAGCTCCGTCAGAGTGGTGTTCGAACTGCACTGCCGatcattcatctagcgaatctctgctctcttcccaacaaaacggacgaactacatctcctcacatgtACAAAttaggacttttcaaactctgctgcactttgcttcacagaaacctgtctgagtgaagccattccggacagcgcattacatctgccgggctttcagctgtttaGAGCGGACCGCATCACGGAGTtaacagggaaaacgagaggcggtggaacataattttacatcaatgaaagttggtttacagatgtaacaacgtgtAATGCTACTGTAAGGATGACAGGAAGCAAGACTCCGagacacggtaagccttttaattTGCCTTTCTAGTCACACAGTATTTACAATGTCTCTGTcttcgaacgctgagttcgttgtcgATCTCTCTTCCCCCTGCTCtgcggctgctggctttttatccgctctcctcgctctactgcaattagagacaggtgttagacataatttagcccaggtgtgagcgcccttaccgcttttctctcccggacgggcgcttgaccacgcccccgctgccacacaacgTTAAAGAGAATGTGCTGTACTAATTTAGCCTTTCTGCTCACCGcgggagttttcctcgtttattctggtgtgtaTTTACATTGCTCCAAACGTGTCTGGGaacatagcgctgcaacagctgcctgatcaaatcacagacgcTGAACAAAAATAcctggactcagttattattattcttggggattttaacaaagcaaatctcacatgtgaactgcccaaatacaaacagcacattacatgccccaccaaaGACAGgaacattctggatcactgctacacaacaataaaggatgcatatcgctctgacccacgtgcagctttgggactctctgatcactgtctggttcatcttctgagctacaggcagaaattaaaatcaacaaagccagttgtaaggaatGTTAAGAGATGGACCACTGAAGCAGAgtgggaactacaagcctgctttgactgcactgattggcgtgtttttgaagctgcagctacagacttGGATGAGCtgacagatactgttacatcatacatcagtttctgtgaggacatgtgcatccctactaggactttTTTATCATTCAAGAATGATAGACCATGGTTTACAGgtaaactcagacagctttgccatgccaaagaggatgcttgcAGGGGTGGGGATAAgttcttgtataatcaggccagaaacacactgaataaagaaatcagagtggctaaaagaagctacacttagaagctggaaaacaagttttcagctaatgaccctgcatcagtgtggagtggacTGAAACAAATGACTAaatacaggactcctacccccaaccctgtggtggaccaatgaCTGGTTgttgacctgaatgtgttttactgtagatttgaaaggcccaatctcacatcCCACACCCACTCGGACCTTCACTAAACagaaacaccaacacctcctgcaacccccctccacctccctcctgctactcaacctgcactcaagatctgtaaAGATGATGTGTGCTGTGTCTTTTGAAAGCAAAAGATGAGGAAgtcttcaggcccagatggcatctcaccagcgtgcctccGATCCtatgctaaccaactggcccccatcatcaaacagatcttcaatagatcattgGAGCAGTGTAAAATCACATGCTGCatcaaatgctcaattattatccctatccttaagaaaccaaaaatcacaggacttaatgacttaatgacctgtcgccctgacatctgtggtcatgaagtaatttgagagactggtgttggcccaactgagggacatcactggaccctttctagatccccttcaatttgcttatcgtgcaaacaggtctgtggatgatgcagtcaacatgggattgaatcatatcctgcaacatctggacagaccgggaacatatgcaaggatcctttttgtggacttcagttcggctttcaacaccatcatcccagctattctccggactaagttagaccaactccctgttcccatgtctatctgtcagtggattatcAGCATTATGCCGGACAGTTAGCAGCTTGTGAGACaaggaaattcacttccagcacctgtacaatcagcactggtgccccccagggatgtgtgctctccccactactcttctccctctacaccaatgactgcaccaccaaggacccctctgtcaagctcctgaagtttgcaaacGACACCACTGTCGTCTGCCTCATGCGAGTagacgatgagtctgtatacagaaatGAGGTTGAATGgttggctcactggtgcaatcataacaacctggagctgaacacgctcaaaacgttggagatgattgtggacttaaggaggaacaccccaacactgacccccctcaccattttaAACAACACTGTTGCGGCAGTGAAgttattcaggttcctgggcactaccatctcacaggacctgaagcaggacacacacattgactccattgtgaaaaaggcctatcagaggttgtacttccttcgccagctgaggaagttctaCCTGCTATaggcgctgttgatacagttctactcagcagtcattgagtctgtcctctgcacttcaataactgtatGGTTTGGTGCAAAAATAcagtaacatactgtatttttgtactttatataacggatttgttttagatttgcactatgtaagtgtgtgtacgtatgaaggtgtgtgtctgtgtgtgtgcacgtatatgtttaattataattattttctgtcttgctgctgtttttgtattgttgtgcactggtattccttgtatgtgtaagcatacttggcaataaaactgattctgattctgaagtgtACAGCAGAGCAAATTCCTACAAAAGACAGATTATAACACTGTAACAGAGTTTCACAGCAGAAGGGAAGGAGAACACCTCCAAAGTCCTTTTAGATTGCCTGTTCCATGCTTTTCTTAATCATCAACGAGCTCTCCTTTGTTACCATCTCCGACGCTTCGCCTGCAAAACATCATGCTCTGTCGTTggtaatgtatcattttcttattctggtatataatgtaatgtaattttgttttaggTTGCACTATTCTAATACATGTTTTCTctctaaatcaaatcaaatacttGTCCAGTAATTTACAACACAGTATTTTTTCCTTTTACCTTAAGCTCAGCTCCCAACATGTTACTCTGCACAGGCAGACTCCTCTCTTATAGGTTATATACACACGTCATTTTATTTTCTACCTAATGAATAAAACACTACTGGGTTAATATCATAACATATTACATTAACTACGACATTCATTGGTTAAATATGcaacatattaaataaaatacagttcaacaatgacaaaccaaggtttacagccaaactcaggcagcttcgtcaggaCAAAGAGGGTGCTTACCGAAGCTGGGATCAAATCTTGAATAATTAGGCCAAAAAAATACTGacaaaggaaatcagagtggctaaaagaagctattctgagaAACTGAAAAACAAGTATTCATCTAACAACCCAGAATCAGTGTAGAGatgcctgaaagacattactaacttcaagacaccatccccccaACTCTGTTACCCCTTTTCCACCAAGGCAGAGCTGGTGCTGGTTCGGAGCCAGAGCCTAGTTTCAAATCGGTTCTTTGTTTTTCGACCACCAAAGCACCAGCTCCGAACCAGTAAAAGTGGTTCTTAAGTAGCACCAAATCATTGCTGGTCTAGAAGTAAGAACCGCTTACGTCAGCGGCTGGGGGTGGGGTTACCGTGACCATCAAGACGAACAGAAACTTGTGACCGGCATTTTTGAATTAGCAGATAAACACGATGGACGCGATTAAACAAAAACAGTTGTGGTCAGAGGAGGAAACAAGCTGCTTTGTTGCACTCTGGTCCTCTGCAGAAGTCCAGGGTAAGTTAGACGGGCTTTGCGGATCTAAACCGGTTTTGCAGCAAATTCAGCGAGAGATGGCTGTAGCGGGTTCGACCGAACCTCCAACAGATAAGCaacaaactaaaaaactaaaGAAGGACTACAGGGACCAAAAAAAGGACCTCGGTCGAAGCGGCAATGGTCGCCTTCGTCGAAACCCACATTTCGACGTCCTCGACTCTGTTTTCGGCGATAGGCCGGCATGCCAGGTGACCGGGGCGCTGAACTCGGCAACAATAATGCTCGAGTCAATGGTGGATGATTCGCTACAGCAAAGTTGCACCGATCCTGGTAAGTtctgttttttagattattttacttgTTCCGAGCATGTTTCTTAGCTGTTTAGTGAGGTTCTAATTTCTTACATCAGTGTTTGCAATGTGGCTATCTAGGATTGTATTATCTGTGATTTCATTGTATAAAGTAGCACAGAACAGTGTGTAACGTGTAAtggacaatattttttaaagcactgtcttgttttttttatagaaCTGTCTGCCATCACCGACCGTGATGATGACAACGCTGAGTTGCCGCCACCGCTGGGCTGCAGCTCTCCGTGCCGTCGTGTAGCAGCTCTGGAGAAGCATCTTCAGAACGGGGTAAGACTTGGTAGTGCAAATGGTCACATCATACACTATGCAAACATTGAGATGTGActgtatattactatatattatcaGGTactgaaatgtttatattttttcttcatttaaagggttagttaacccaaaaatgaaaattctgtcagtatttactcgccctcatgttgttcaacccCGTAAGACCTTCGTTCATCTTTGGAACAggaattaagatatttttgatgaaatctgaGGGCTGGATCACTCCTCCACTAGTCCATAGGCTTCTTCAGGGATTGAAACTTGCCAGCCCCGAAAAGTTATTAACTTGCTATATACAATATAATGTTGATGCTTTTTTATGGACATGAGCAAAATCTGAAGTGATAGTGATGTAGTATGAtgctatacatattttttatataactaatATAGCAGATGCATACCCGTAATTCCCTGCAGAAAACAATTATTTGCAATGCTATGACACATCATTGATGATCTGTCATCTGCTATTATTGCTGTACACAGGAAAAAGGAAGAGAGACAGTACCTCAGAACTGGTGCAATATTTGGAAAGGGCAGATGAGAGGTTCTTGCAGCACAGCAAAGAAATGGACGATGCCTTAGCGTCAGGACATGAGAGCGGACACACATTCTCTGCTTGGACTCATGGGGCGATGGTGGTCGTAATGGAGGCACAAGTGCAAAAATGATTGCAAATATACCACCACAGTATTTTTGGTTGCTgctttttatgtaaatttttttatttaactgcactttacattttcaaagtttgATAAAGATTTGTAttggttgtttttgtttaaatacccaggtgaaaaagacgtacaattaagtgtattaaaaatgcattacattatatttgtatcgtactaaaaacatatttaagtacatttttaatacacttaattgtacgtctttttcacctgggtaaacatgtttattaatacaaatgtCTGGTTCAGTTTCTTTAACACTTATCAAATATCGTATATGGTTTGtgggtttatttttttatgtgatttggtgtattttcataaataatgtgTATATTAATCATGTTAATCAGGTGAAGCGATTAGCTGCATATAAAATTCTATAACATTTCAACATTAAATATGActaaaatcaaaatgaaattattCACAAAATGCATAGTTTTAGAGATAATAGGGTTTATTCAATGGATgagaatataatacaatttatgaAAGTGCAGATGTCCTCAAACACAAACGGCAGTGTTACAAAAATATGGCATTGGTGTATTCAAAGAATCACTCGTTCCCTCCGTTAAAATGCATCATTAATGCAGCTCTGATGTCAGCCCCTTCTGTGTTCGCACGCTCAGTTAATGTCTGAACAGGAGGCTCAATGTTTAGAGTCCTGTCTGGGTGCTCTTCAGTGAAATTATCACTATGTTCCTCACAAATGTTATGGAGCACACAGCAGGTCAGTGCAATCCTCTTGCTCAGCTCCAGCTTGCAGTCATTTCTTTTTAGGAGGCACCTCCATTGTCCTTTTAATCTCCCAAAAGACATCTCCACAACCGATCGTGCACTGCTCAGCCTGTAATTGTAGGTGTGCTGTTCAGGGGTCAGTCTGCCAGTGTCGGAAAAGGGCTTCATGAGCCAATTCTGCATGGGGTATGCCGGATCACCGATCAGGTAATGTCCAACATCACAGCCAGAGATGCTCACTTTGTTTTGCCCTAGTAATTCCCCGTCACTTAGGGCCTCCCACAAATGTGACTGTCGTAGCACTCGGGCGTCATGCACACTCCCTGGATAGCCAACACAAACATCCCAGAAAAAACCTTTGCCATCCACAACTGCTTGCAGAACAATAGAATGCCAGCCTTTATGACTGAAATAGTCTCGTGGATAGTCCTCTGGTGCAATTATTGGAATGTGGCTGCCATCAATTGCACCCACACACTGTGGAACTCTCCAACGATTATTAAAGAAAGTGGCCATTTCTAACAACTTTTCAGCATCAGGAAATCTTATGTGGATGGGAAGGAGCACCTTGATGACTGTGTTGCAGAATtcctgaacacaaataaatacagtgctgaGGCCTACCCCAAAAAGATGGCTGATTGTCCTGTATTCACCACCCGTGGCCAGTTTCCAGATGGCAATTGCCACACGCATTCGGATTGGGACACACAAACGGTAGTTTGTGTTCCTTCTCCCTATGGCATGCTTGACCTGACTGCAGTTGTACTCAAACGATTCTGAGGATACACGGAAATTCTGCATGAATTGTAAAGGGGTGAAATCCGGAACAATTGTGTCCCACCAGTGGCCAGATCGTGGGTATGCCCACATTACAGGTGGCCTCCGCCTTGCCTTCAGCTGCAAGATTGCCtgtaaagataaaaaatatatatatatgaaacttatatatacagtatatatatatatatatatatatatatatatatatatatatacactgtatatataagttTCATTTATGGGCAATAGGGTATAGGTATATTTTCTATCAAGTATACAGTACTATAAAAACAGTTGAGCTGCAGCAGTGAAGTGTTTATTAATTCATCTATAAGTACCACTTAAATGACAGGGCTACTTTATAAGGATTTTTTCAGTCTTTTTACGGTCATACATTGTCTTTTCAGACAACTTATTTTCATAGCCTTCTTGTCCAGTGAAAACCATGTATAAATCtaaatttggacatttttaataGGCTACATATTACAGCTGcagtaatactaataaaaaaaacataatatagccTATAATAAAACAACACTGACAGTGGACACATTTTTCTGCAGATTATCTAGTTTTAGTTTTATTACTGTGAGTGGTTTTTGCGTTATAGCTCACATATACATATGAGTTTTCACAAAACAGCGTCGGAAAACTTATTCAACCAatgcttaatacattttaatttaactgcAATGTGATCGATTATCAGCTAAATCGATGCTAGGAGGTTAGCAACATGCTGAGGCTAAAATATAAATCTCAGGCTAAAGTCGGCAtcttattgttaaaaataaatgttatgtacaTACCGTTACTCTCGCTTGTAATCTCCGTCTGTACAAATAAAGGCGAGCCACGCGAACACGTTGGATCCGCCGTGTTTGGATGCCGATGTAGGTCCACAAAGCCATGAACATCAATAGCAAAGCAACGTCCGCCATTGTTtattggtgtgtttgtgtttggcgCCACCGCGCTAACGTTGCTGGGAAAGATGAGAAGTATACAGTGACGTAAGTCCTGGCTCTGTGCTGGCTCTTTAGCCTGTGGAAAAGCAAACCGGTTCTTTGGAGGCTCATCAGTCGAACCAACTCCGAACCGGCACTAGCTCTAGCTCTGAACCAGCACCTGGTTCTtgttggtggaaaaggggtaTGTAAGGAATCAACAGCTGtttgacgacctgaatgtgttttactgtagatttgaaaagcccagtctcataccccacacccgctctgatcttcacatcacacaaacaccaacacctcctgcaacccccttcctccccctcc is from Xyrauchen texanus isolate HMW12.3.18 chromosome 8, RBS_HiC_50CHRs, whole genome shotgun sequence and encodes:
- the LOC127647421 gene encoding gastrula zinc finger protein XlCGF52.1-like, whose protein sequence is MFIKEESEDMGYREACRIKTEHTDERTDLMEIKKENQESIEVKEESQELSEVKEEHQNPHSITEEKSFSSSQTKTQAKNPCTSPQCEKRFTQNENLKVHLRCLSGEKPFTCPQCGKTFIRKRGFKDHIRSHTGEKPFNCHQCGKSFIQKESLKRHIRIHTGEKPFTCRHCGKSFIRKSTLKEHIRCHNGEKPFTCHQCGKSFKQNENLRVHLRRHTGEKPFTCPQCGKTFIRKRGFKDHIRCHTGEKPFTCHQCGKSFTKKGGLNNHIRYHTGEKPHTCHQCGKSFFNSGHFHVHMKSHTGEKPYICSQCMKSFTRKENLDIHMRIHTGEKPYTCHQCGKSFYRSYALKRHERVHTGEKPYHCTSCGKYFKQSRSLSNHRKVHCHKQSVDNCMSLECNSEKVK
- the LOC127647504 gene encoding uncharacterized protein LOC127647504 produces the protein MWAYPRSGHWWDTIVPDFTPLQFMQNFRVSSESFEYNCSQVKHAIGRRNTNYRLCVPIRMRVAIAIWKLATGGEYRTISHLFGVGLSTVFICVQEFCNTVIKVLLPIHIRFPDAEKLLEMATFFNNRWRVPQCVGAIDGSHIPIIAPEDYPRDYFSHKGWHSIVLQAVVDGKGFFWDVCVGYPGSVHDARVLRQSHLWEALSDGELLGQNKVSISGCDVGHYLIGDPAYPMQNWLMKPFSDTGRLTPEQHTYNYRLSSARSVVEMSFGRLKGQWRCLLKRNDCKLELSKRIALTCCVLHNICEEHSDNFTEEHPDRTLNIEPPVQTLTERANTEGADIRAALMMHFNGGNE